The following proteins are co-located in the Rhodococcus opacus B4 genome:
- a CDS encoding biotin--[acetyl-CoA-carboxylase] ligase: protein MWTDLNRPPLNADNLRAALVRGDDDSDTRKFWSRLDVVQETGSTNADLLSRAATSDCDRHVLLAEFQGSGRGRHSRAWVSPPQAQIAVSALLTMPGMSVHDMGWLPLLTGVAVVDALRATAKVPAELKWPNDVLIDGRKVAGILAEVSATTPDPAVVVGIGLNVSLTRDELPVEHATSLVLEGAEVSDRDTLVRAVLRAIADRWRQWHDANWDVTELAGAYRERCGTLGQRVRAELPGGRELIGIATDVDAEGRVVIAPDGQPDTVAVAAGDITHLRPVSTE, encoded by the coding sequence ATGTGGACCGACCTGAACCGACCCCCTCTCAATGCCGACAATCTGCGGGCGGCGCTCGTCCGCGGCGACGACGACAGCGACACGCGCAAGTTCTGGTCGCGGCTCGACGTGGTGCAGGAGACCGGGTCCACCAACGCGGACCTTCTCTCGCGCGCCGCGACGTCGGACTGCGACCGGCACGTGCTGCTCGCCGAATTCCAGGGCAGCGGCCGGGGCCGCCACTCCCGCGCCTGGGTGAGTCCGCCCCAGGCGCAGATCGCCGTCTCGGCGTTGCTGACGATGCCGGGGATGAGCGTCCACGACATGGGGTGGCTGCCGCTGCTGACCGGCGTGGCCGTCGTCGACGCGCTGCGTGCCACCGCCAAGGTGCCGGCGGAACTGAAGTGGCCCAACGATGTACTGATCGACGGACGCAAGGTCGCCGGGATCCTCGCCGAGGTGTCCGCCACCACACCGGATCCCGCGGTCGTCGTGGGGATCGGACTCAACGTGAGCCTCACGAGAGACGAGCTGCCCGTCGAGCACGCGACGTCGCTCGTCCTCGAGGGCGCCGAGGTCAGCGACCGCGACACCCTGGTGCGGGCGGTGCTGCGGGCCATCGCCGATCGCTGGCGGCAGTGGCACGACGCGAACTGGGACGTCACCGAACTCGCCGGGGCCTACCGGGAGCGCTGCGGCACGCTCGGCCAGCGGGTGCGCGCCGAACTGCCCGGCGGGCGTGAACTGATCGGCATCGCAACGGACGTCGACGCCGAGGGCCGGGTGGTGATCGCCCCCGACGGGCAGCCCGACACGGTCGCCGTCGCCGCAGGTGACATCACACATTTACGCCCGGTCAGCACCGAGTAG